A DNA window from Halomicrobium mukohataei DSM 12286 contains the following coding sequences:
- a CDS encoding molybdopterin synthase — protein MHVLGVAGPSDAGKTTLVERVCERLAERGRVATIKHCTHAPDVDTEGKDTARHRAAGAAVSYGLADDAWFATGEDRGLDETLDELARSYDYAVVEGYSGARIPTVALGGRDHAGRRLAAGETASDVDAAALVEALHDCEPYETLGSLVARVKASSDSDRAGAIATFTGRVRERDDHDDTPTEYLEFEKYEGVAEEKLATIRDDLCARDGVFEVALHHRTGVVEAGEDIVFVAVLAGHRREAFRAVEDGIDRLKDEVPLFKKEVTVEDAVWAHER, from the coding sequence ATGCACGTTCTGGGAGTCGCCGGCCCGTCGGACGCGGGGAAGACGACCCTCGTCGAGCGGGTCTGCGAGCGGTTGGCCGAGCGGGGCCGCGTCGCGACGATCAAGCACTGCACGCACGCGCCCGACGTGGACACCGAGGGCAAGGACACGGCGCGCCACCGGGCGGCCGGAGCGGCAGTGAGCTACGGTCTCGCCGACGACGCGTGGTTCGCGACGGGCGAGGATCGGGGCCTCGACGAGACGCTCGACGAACTCGCGCGGTCGTACGACTACGCCGTCGTCGAGGGGTACTCCGGGGCGCGGATTCCGACGGTGGCGCTTGGCGGGCGCGACCACGCCGGGCGACGGCTCGCGGCGGGCGAGACCGCGAGCGACGTCGACGCGGCGGCGCTGGTCGAGGCGCTCCACGACTGCGAGCCCTACGAGACGCTGGGCTCGCTCGTGGCACGGGTCAAAGCGTCGAGCGACAGCGACCGTGCCGGTGCGATCGCGACGTTTACCGGACGGGTCCGCGAGCGCGACGACCACGACGACACGCCGACGGAGTACCTGGAGTTCGAGAAGTACGAGGGCGTCGCCGAGGAGAAACTGGCGACCATCCGCGACGACCTCTGTGCGCGCGATGGCGTCTTCGAGGTCGCGCTGCACCACCGCACCGGCGTCGTCGAAGCCGGCGAAGACATCGTCTTCGTCGCCGTGCTTGCGGGCCATCGCCGCGAGGCGTTCCGAGCGGTGGAGGACGGGATAGACCGCCTCAAGGACGAGGTCCCGCTGTTCAAGAAGGAAGTGACCGTCGAAGACGCCGTCTGGGCGCACGAGCGGTAA
- a CDS encoding chemotaxis protein CheC, which yields MSLQVDVRKLDLFNKMAKEGSDTVADHLSQLTGVDASVRTSQINFLDIGDVKTHLGNDERIGIYVELTEAPGGYVLFVLDPDHGKRLAGQMMGGIQGADEGFSEMEESALQEIGNIMTSGFIDGWANVLDATIDMTTPSLLVDDTATIIDSMGGWPDSDLVFVVDSHIVAEGADIDMTVYTFPQLEDLVAMIQDIDLDTDVAEDTTASDLL from the coding sequence ATGAGCCTGCAAGTCGACGTGCGGAAACTCGACCTCTTCAACAAGATGGCCAAGGAGGGATCGGACACCGTCGCCGATCACCTCTCGCAACTGACCGGTGTCGACGCCTCGGTGCGGACCTCTCAGATCAACTTTCTCGACATCGGCGACGTCAAGACCCACCTCGGAAACGACGAGCGAATCGGCATCTACGTCGAGTTGACCGAGGCTCCCGGCGGGTACGTGCTGTTCGTCCTCGATCCCGACCACGGCAAGCGCCTGGCGGGACAGATGATGGGCGGTATCCAGGGGGCCGACGAGGGGTTCTCCGAGATGGAAGAGTCGGCGCTCCAGGAGATCGGCAACATCATGACCAGCGGCTTCATCGACGGGTGGGCGAACGTCCTCGACGCGACCATCGACATGACGACCCCGAGCCTGCTGGTCGACGACACGGCGACGATCATCGACTCGATGGGCGGCTGGCCCGACTCCGACCTCGTCTTCGTCGTCGACTCACACATCGTCGCCGAGGGAGCGGACATCGACATGACGGTGTACACCTTCCCCCAGCTCGAAGACCTCGTGGCGATGATTCAGGACATCGACCTCGACACCGACGTGGCAGAGGACACGACGGCCAGCGATCTGCTGTAG
- a CDS encoding Lrp/AsnC family transcriptional regulator has translation MNVDDTERRIVNALLADGRASPRDISGATGIAEPTVSQRIDQLETRGVIEGYEPRIDYESLGYDVTAVFQLTIDGDGLPGVPERLGDAEQMIGVYEVTGSHDVVAIGKFTDTAAMNARIKELMTDDDITAVETSVVLNTVTEYGQFRVEGE, from the coding sequence ATGAACGTCGACGACACCGAGCGCCGGATCGTCAACGCCCTCTTGGCGGACGGCCGCGCCAGCCCCCGCGACATCTCCGGGGCGACCGGGATCGCGGAGCCGACCGTCTCCCAGCGGATCGACCAGCTCGAAACCCGCGGCGTTATCGAGGGGTACGAGCCCCGTATCGACTACGAGTCGCTCGGCTACGACGTGACGGCCGTCTTCCAGCTGACGATCGACGGAGACGGACTGCCCGGCGTCCCGGAGCGACTCGGCGACGCCGAGCAGATGATCGGCGTCTACGAGGTGACCGGGAGCCACGACGTGGTCGCGATCGGGAAGTTCACGGACACCGCGGCGATGAACGCACGGATCAAGGAGCTGATGACAGACGACGACATCACCGCCGTCGAAACGTCTGTCGTGCTCAACACGGTCACGGAGTACGGACAGTTTCGCGTCGAGGGGGAGTAA
- a CDS encoding P-II family nitrogen regulator: protein MTDEIKMVVAMVRPDKLGDVKESLAEVGAPSLTVTNVSGRGSQPAKKGQWRGEEYVVDLHQKVKIECVVADIPADDVVDAIQEGAHTGEPGDGKIFVIDVEDAVQVRTGERGPDAV, encoded by the coding sequence ATGACTGACGAGATCAAGATGGTCGTCGCGATGGTGCGGCCGGACAAGCTCGGCGACGTCAAGGAGTCGCTGGCGGAAGTGGGCGCGCCGTCGCTGACGGTGACGAACGTCTCCGGCCGCGGTTCACAGCCGGCCAAGAAAGGCCAGTGGCGCGGCGAGGAGTACGTCGTCGATCTCCACCAGAAAGTCAAAATCGAGTGTGTCGTCGCCGACATCCCGGCCGACGACGTGGTCGATGCGATCCAGGAAGGCGCACACACCGGCGAGCCCGGCGACGGGAAGATCTTCGTGATCGACGTGGAGGACGCAGTCCAGGTCCGGACGGGTGAACGCGGACCGGACGCCGTCTGA
- a CDS encoding ammonium transporter — translation MTYELLQSNPESIVEGVNLLWVLVVTFLIFFMHAGFAMLEAGQVRSKNVANQLTKNLLTWSVGVALFFLVGATVEGLVGGAGLSWQMNGSSSGWVTWLFGAVFAMTAATIVSGAVAGRAKLRAYITYTVLIAAVIYPVVSGMSWYDGGLLAGLGFADFAGGMVVHGMGGIAGLTAAYVLGPRMGRYNEDGSANVIPGHSMTFAVLGTLILAFGWYGFNVGTAATVFSIEEGAIALGDFSYVGRVAMTTTIAMASGAIGAGLISWVKTSKVDTLYVANGLLAGLVGITAIPNTTTWWGAFLVGGLAGAQLPIVFNFVEKRLQIDDVCAVFPVHGSAGVLGTLLYSFVAVDAWAGGANVGFMIDGFVTQLIGVAIITVWTVAATGLIWGALKAVGQARVTPEHEQEGLDVSEHGVETYPEFGSGEGVVADGGTANFTEVTNDD, via the coding sequence ATGACGTACGAACTACTACAGTCGAACCCAGAATCGATTGTCGAGGGAGTCAACCTCCTGTGGGTACTGGTGGTAACGTTCCTGATCTTCTTCATGCACGCGGGCTTCGCGATGCTGGAGGCCGGCCAGGTCCGTTCCAAGAACGTCGCGAACCAGCTGACGAAGAACCTCCTGACCTGGAGTGTCGGCGTCGCGCTGTTTTTCCTCGTCGGGGCGACCGTCGAGGGACTGGTCGGCGGTGCTGGGCTCTCCTGGCAGATGAACGGTAGCTCGTCGGGCTGGGTGACGTGGCTGTTCGGGGCCGTCTTCGCGATGACGGCGGCGACGATCGTCTCCGGGGCCGTCGCCGGTCGCGCGAAGCTCCGGGCGTACATCACGTACACGGTCCTGATCGCCGCAGTGATCTACCCGGTCGTCAGCGGGATGTCGTGGTACGACGGCGGTCTGCTCGCCGGCCTGGGCTTCGCTGACTTCGCCGGCGGCATGGTCGTCCACGGGATGGGCGGTATCGCCGGTCTGACGGCGGCCTACGTGCTCGGCCCGCGCATGGGCCGGTACAACGAGGACGGCAGCGCGAACGTCATCCCCGGCCACTCGATGACCTTCGCCGTGCTGGGGACGCTGATCCTCGCGTTCGGCTGGTACGGCTTCAACGTCGGCACCGCCGCGACCGTCTTCAGCATCGAAGAGGGCGCGATCGCGCTCGGCGACTTCTCGTACGTCGGGCGTGTCGCGATGACGACGACGATCGCCATGGCCAGCGGGGCCATCGGTGCCGGTCTGATCTCCTGGGTCAAGACCAGCAAAGTCGACACGCTGTACGTCGCCAACGGTCTCCTCGCCGGCCTGGTCGGCATCACCGCGATTCCCAACACGACGACCTGGTGGGGTGCGTTCCTCGTCGGTGGCCTCGCCGGCGCGCAGCTGCCGATCGTCTTCAACTTCGTCGAGAAACGCCTCCAGATCGACGACGTATGTGCAGTCTTCCCGGTCCACGGGAGCGCGGGCGTCCTCGGGACCCTGCTGTACTCCTTCGTCGCGGTCGACGCCTGGGCCGGCGGTGCCAACGTCGGCTTCATGATCGACGGCTTCGTCACGCAGCTGATCGGCGTCGCGATCATCACGGTCTGGACGGTCGCCGCGACCGGCCTCATCTGGGGCGCTCTCAAGGCGGTCGGACAGGCACGCGTCACGCCCGAGCACGAACAGGAAGGCCTGGACGTCTCGGAGCACGGCGTCGAGACCTACCCCGAGTTCGGCAGCGGCGAGGGCGTCGTCGCCGACGGTGGTACTGCGAACTTCACGGAGGTGACCAACGATGACTGA
- a CDS encoding DUF6498-containing protein, with the protein MVALRRIVPSTDSRRLELAEITVTNAVPVVGVVAFEWNVAALLVLYWFELGVDAVWAFVRALFAARPPEVDTDGLLIGAVAQRRPTLDVPWTDLQIYVVTLLTLPIAVLVVAGVWLFAGAFLVGPLGTSALDDDTVASVTLATLAILCTTGVSTIRTYFLRGEYRNHNSQTAISGVVFRIFTVFFVGMFTLSMVGIVSAGPDTTLGSLDPTAVGPALLIAIIGLKYASDFLGVYSDRLAVYFVSYDEAYGWSQAPPEPQSVAGVSAAAADRVRPTLAGRVFGGALRLPQHPGAAFLGVFLLAVAALFAFGSAWLVVGLLVALGVAIPLTLVSVDHLLRYGAVEYRAAQGERALVAYDRLFGVSLWRVEPWDETAVRIERTLLDRLLGTETVVVELPDDEYLLPHLPATTPILSVFDREADRSRS; encoded by the coding sequence ATGGTCGCCCTCCGCCGGATCGTTCCGTCGACGGACAGTCGTCGGCTCGAACTCGCAGAGATCACCGTCACCAACGCCGTGCCGGTCGTCGGCGTCGTCGCCTTCGAGTGGAACGTCGCCGCCCTCCTCGTGCTCTACTGGTTCGAACTGGGCGTCGACGCGGTGTGGGCGTTCGTGCGTGCGCTGTTTGCCGCCCGACCGCCCGAGGTCGACACCGACGGGCTGTTGATCGGGGCGGTTGCACAGCGCCGGCCGACGCTCGACGTTCCGTGGACCGACCTCCAGATCTACGTCGTGACGCTGCTGACCCTCCCGATCGCGGTACTGGTCGTCGCGGGGGTCTGGCTGTTCGCCGGTGCCTTCCTCGTCGGCCCGCTGGGCACGTCGGCACTCGACGACGACACGGTCGCGAGCGTGACCCTGGCCACGCTCGCGATCCTCTGTACCACCGGTGTGTCGACGATACGGACCTACTTCCTGCGCGGCGAGTACCGGAACCACAACTCTCAGACCGCCATCAGCGGTGTCGTCTTTCGCATCTTCACCGTGTTCTTCGTCGGTATGTTCACGCTCTCGATGGTCGGCATCGTCAGCGCCGGACCCGACACGACGCTGGGGTCGCTCGATCCCACCGCGGTCGGTCCGGCGCTGCTGATCGCGATTATCGGTCTGAAGTACGCCTCTGACTTCCTTGGCGTGTACAGCGACCGGCTCGCCGTCTACTTCGTCTCGTACGACGAGGCGTACGGGTGGTCCCAGGCCCCGCCCGAGCCCCAGTCGGTCGCGGGCGTGTCCGCCGCCGCGGCCGACCGGGTTCGACCCACACTCGCAGGTCGCGTCTTCGGTGGCGCGTTGCGTCTCCCACAGCACCCCGGGGCCGCGTTTCTCGGTGTCTTTCTGCTGGCCGTCGCGGCGCTGTTTGCCTTCGGCAGCGCCTGGCTCGTCGTCGGCCTCCTGGTCGCGCTCGGCGTCGCGATTCCGCTGACACTCGTCTCTGTCGATCACCTGTTGCGATACGGCGCAGTCGAGTACCGCGCCGCGCAGGGCGAGCGCGCCCTCGTCGCGTACGACCGGCTGTTCGGCGTCTCGCTGTGGCGCGTCGAGCCCTGGGACGAGACGGCCGTTCGGATCGAACGGACGCTCCTCGATCGGCTGCTCGGCACCGAGACGGTCGTCGTCGAGCTGCCCGACGACGAGTACCTGCTCCCGCATCTCCCCGCGACGACGCCGATCCTGTCGGTCTTCGACCGCGAGGCCGATCGATCCCGGTCGTGA
- the hemB gene encoding porphobilinogen synthase has protein sequence MQPTRRPRRLRTDGVRGLVSETALSPADLIAPIFVDATTDERVPIETMPGHERVPVEAAVDRVEEVLATGVEAVIVFGVPEAKDERGSRAWATDGVVQRAVRSITDETDAYVITDVCLCEYTSHGHCGIVEDGAADDPTLTVRNDPTLELLSKTAVSHARAGADMVAPSSMTDGMVGAIREALDDDGFSDVPIMSYAAKYESAFYGPFRDAADGAPAFGDRRHYQMDPANGREAMREVALDVEQGADVLMVKPALPYLDIVSAIRREYDHPVAAYNVSGEYAMLHAASEKGWLDLDAVARESLLSIKRAGADLILTYFAEDIAQRL, from the coding sequence ATGCAACCGACACGCCGACCGCGCCGGCTCCGGACCGACGGCGTCCGCGGGCTGGTCAGCGAGACGGCCCTCTCGCCAGCGGACCTGATCGCGCCGATCTTCGTCGACGCCACCACCGACGAGCGAGTGCCCATCGAGACGATGCCGGGTCACGAACGCGTCCCGGTCGAGGCGGCCGTCGACCGCGTCGAGGAGGTGCTGGCGACCGGCGTCGAGGCGGTGATCGTCTTCGGCGTCCCCGAGGCAAAGGACGAACGCGGCTCGCGAGCCTGGGCGACCGACGGCGTCGTCCAGCGCGCGGTCCGGTCGATCACCGACGAGACCGACGCCTACGTCATCACGGACGTGTGCCTCTGTGAGTACACCAGTCACGGCCACTGCGGAATCGTCGAGGACGGTGCGGCCGACGACCCGACGCTGACGGTCCGCAACGACCCGACCCTGGAACTGCTCTCGAAGACGGCGGTCTCGCACGCTCGCGCGGGGGCGGACATGGTCGCACCCTCCAGCATGACCGACGGGATGGTCGGGGCGATCCGCGAGGCGCTCGACGACGACGGCTTCTCGGACGTGCCGATCATGAGCTACGCGGCCAAGTACGAGTCGGCCTTCTACGGTCCCTTCCGCGACGCCGCCGACGGCGCACCCGCCTTCGGCGACCGGCGACACTACCAGATGGACCCCGCGAACGGCCGCGAGGCCATGCGGGAGGTCGCCCTCGACGTAGAGCAGGGCGCGGACGTGCTGATGGTCAAGCCCGCGCTGCCCTACCTCGATATCGTGAGCGCGATTCGCCGCGAGTACGACCACCCCGTCGCCGCCTACAACGTCAGCGGCGAGTACGCGATGTTGCACGCCGCCAGCGAGAAGGGGTGGCTCGACCTCGACGCGGTCGCCCGTGAGTCGCTGCTCTCGATCAAGCGGGCCGGCGCGGACCTCATTCTGACGTACTTCGCCGAGGACATCGCCCAGCGCCTCTGA
- a CDS encoding DedA family protein, whose product MASLAFPARSRLRTWAEEYGLLAIALSFVVLAGAGVALFVVGDEQLARELIQRYGLAALLVIFVLEGAMLLYFAPSEVLVPAAIGALATTDGGYDWGAIVAIFVVAVVGATAGQTTLFVLAQRGGREWLLQKPWFRVSESKLDRFDGWFDRWGHAAVPVSNALLFTRGMLTVPAGVAEMRVRRFAALSAVGTLVFETWLAVSFYYLNEAGLLWFL is encoded by the coding sequence ATGGCCTCTCTGGCGTTCCCCGCTCGCTCGCGGCTCCGGACGTGGGCCGAGGAGTACGGCCTGCTCGCGATCGCGCTCTCGTTCGTCGTGCTGGCGGGAGCCGGTGTGGCGCTGTTCGTCGTCGGCGACGAGCAGCTGGCCCGCGAGCTGATCCAGCGCTACGGGCTCGCGGCGCTGCTCGTGATCTTCGTCCTCGAAGGCGCGATGTTGCTGTATTTCGCCCCCAGCGAGGTGCTCGTCCCCGCCGCCATCGGCGCGCTGGCGACGACCGACGGCGGCTACGACTGGGGTGCGATCGTCGCCATCTTCGTGGTGGCCGTCGTCGGGGCGACGGCGGGCCAGACGACCCTGTTCGTGCTGGCCCAGCGGGGCGGCCGCGAGTGGCTCCTCCAGAAGCCGTGGTTCCGGGTCAGCGAGTCGAAGCTCGACCGCTTCGACGGCTGGTTCGATCGCTGGGGCCACGCCGCCGTCCCCGTCAGCAACGCGCTCCTGTTCACCCGCGGCATGCTGACGGTGCCGGCCGGCGTCGCCGAGATGCGCGTGCGGCGGTTCGCCGCGCTGTCGGCCGTCGGGACGCTGGTCTTCGAGACGTGGCTCGCGGTCTCGTTTTACTACCTCAACGAGGCCGGCCTCCTGTGGTTCCTGTGA
- a CDS encoding Lrp/AsnC family transcriptional regulator, which produces MSNTGLDDVDRAILYALQEDARDMSSGDIAERTGTSDSTVRKRIQRLEGDEIIKGYSAEVDYQESGYPLRMLLFCTASIPERGEIVPEILSIDGVVSVQELVTGEENLLVTVVGESDSDITPVAQELLDMGVTVADEVLVRSHETTPFGEFDPEDV; this is translated from the coding sequence ATGAGCAACACGGGCCTCGACGACGTGGACAGAGCGATCCTGTACGCGCTGCAGGAAGACGCTCGCGACATGTCCTCGGGCGACATCGCGGAACGAACCGGCACCTCTGACAGCACGGTCCGCAAGCGCATCCAGCGCCTCGAAGGCGACGAGATCATCAAAGGGTACAGCGCCGAGGTGGACTACCAGGAGTCGGGCTATCCGCTCCGAATGTTGCTTTTCTGTACCGCGTCGATCCCGGAGCGGGGCGAGATCGTCCCGGAGATCCTGTCGATCGACGGCGTCGTCTCCGTCCAGGAGCTGGTCACCGGCGAGGAGAACCTCCTCGTGACGGTCGTCGGGGAGTCCGACAGCGACATCACGCCGGTCGCACAGGAGCTGCTCGACATGGGCGTGACGGTCGCCGACGAGGTGCTGGTTCGAAGCCACGAGACGACGCCCTTCGGGGAGTTCGACCCCGAAGACGTCTAA
- a CDS encoding amidohydrolase family protein produces MPALEGTVLVGESFEPVTGRVVVEDGRIEAVEETDTASTDIILPAFVNAHTHLGDAVAKDAAVGLSLDAAVAPPDSLKHRRLADADRAELVTAMRRTLRFMQRTGTVSTLDFREFGREGARTLREAAEPLSIDPFVFGSGDASVLDVADGFGASGANDDDFGPQRDAAADRGVPFAIHAGEPDQTDIHPALDLEPDLLVHMVHAAGEHLERVAEQSVPVAVCPRANTVLGVGRPPIRDLLDHTTVALGTDNVMLNPPSMFREMAYTVRQFDVSAREVLRMATTAGAEIAGLDCGVVAPGKRAALTVLDGDSDNLAGSRHPVESVVRRATALDVERVIC; encoded by the coding sequence ATGCCTGCGTTAGAGGGAACCGTTCTCGTCGGTGAGTCGTTCGAACCCGTTACGGGCCGTGTCGTCGTCGAAGACGGCCGGATCGAGGCGGTCGAGGAGACCGACACGGCGTCGACGGACATCATCCTGCCGGCGTTCGTCAACGCACACACCCACCTCGGTGACGCGGTCGCGAAAGACGCCGCCGTCGGGCTCTCGCTCGACGCGGCGGTCGCACCGCCCGACAGCCTGAAGCACCGTCGACTGGCCGACGCCGACCGGGCCGAGCTCGTGACCGCGATGCGCCGGACGCTTCGGTTCATGCAGCGGACCGGGACCGTCTCGACGCTGGACTTCCGGGAGTTCGGGAGAGAGGGCGCGCGGACGCTCCGGGAGGCCGCCGAGCCGCTGTCGATCGATCCGTTCGTCTTCGGGAGCGGAGACGCGTCGGTCCTCGACGTGGCCGACGGCTTCGGAGCCAGCGGTGCCAACGACGACGACTTCGGGCCACAGCGCGACGCGGCGGCCGACCGGGGCGTCCCCTTCGCCATCCACGCCGGAGAACCGGACCAGACGGACATCCACCCCGCGCTCGATCTGGAGCCGGACCTGCTCGTCCACATGGTTCACGCCGCAGGGGAGCACCTCGAACGCGTCGCCGAGCAGTCCGTCCCGGTGGCGGTGTGCCCGCGCGCCAACACCGTCCTCGGCGTCGGCCGGCCGCCGATTCGAGACCTGCTCGATCACACGACCGTCGCGCTCGGCACGGACAACGTCATGTTGAACCCGCCGTCGATGTTCCGAGAGATGGCGTACACGGTCAGGCAGTTCGACGTGAGCGCCCGCGAGGTACTGCGGATGGCGACGACGGCCGGTGCCGAGATCGCGGGCCTCGACTGTGGCGTCGTCGCGCCCGGCAAGCGGGCGGCCCTGACCGTCCTCGACGGCGACTCGGACAATCTGGCCGGCTCACGCCACCCCGTCGAGAGCGTCGTCCGGCGCGCGACCGCGCTGGACGTCGAGCGCGTGATCTGTTAG
- a CDS encoding proton-conducting transporter transmembrane domain-containing protein translates to MTGQTQATTVGQLPTPDGEDSRVAATLTRVVWFLCVVSVGVLALRLRGSGPWGIDGLVAVDGLTAVMWVTVTFVSGIVHSYSRRYMAGTRTIDRFFGRVFAFTLIVMVLVAADALALFVAAWLGMGLVMADLIGHVEGWPQARAAAALSRRYFLASTGALAVALGTLWWHTGATTVSGVAPALGEASGTVVLFAATALVLAAMIQSALVPFHTWLVSSMTAPTPASALMHAGFVNAGGVLLVRFAPVVTVDSAFMLAVAVVGATSALSGKLLKTVRTDVKGKLGCSTVGQMGFMIMQAGLGFFGAAVTHLVLHGFYKGYQFLSSGSQVAHESPQSPTATDSAGPVGAVVIAATALAGGVLFAVLTGKGTKLDSGLVLALLVVLTVLHAARDLVTRSALPASVRYGAVPLVALPAIGIYGVVYGTIEGLLGGLPGVGATAELTVAHGLIAAAFVATYLAIERGAYKHSQRLYVVLLNATQPPSETQLTATEEYNEY, encoded by the coding sequence ATGACCGGACAAACGCAGGCGACGACCGTAGGACAGCTACCGACGCCAGACGGCGAGGACTCGCGCGTCGCGGCGACACTGACACGAGTCGTGTGGTTCCTCTGTGTCGTGAGTGTCGGCGTGTTGGCGCTTCGGCTCCGGGGCAGCGGACCATGGGGGATCGACGGTCTCGTCGCGGTCGACGGCCTGACCGCCGTGATGTGGGTGACCGTCACCTTCGTCAGTGGGATCGTCCACAGCTACTCGCGACGCTACATGGCCGGCACCCGGACGATCGATCGCTTCTTCGGACGCGTGTTCGCGTTCACGCTGATCGTGATGGTCCTGGTTGCCGCCGACGCCCTCGCGCTGTTCGTGGCCGCGTGGCTCGGGATGGGGCTGGTGATGGCCGACCTGATCGGCCACGTCGAGGGGTGGCCACAGGCACGGGCCGCCGCCGCGCTCTCGCGCCGGTACTTCCTGGCCAGCACCGGCGCGCTCGCGGTCGCGCTCGGAACGCTGTGGTGGCACACCGGCGCGACGACGGTCTCCGGCGTCGCGCCGGCGCTGGGCGAAGCCTCCGGGACGGTCGTGCTGTTTGCCGCCACCGCGCTCGTGCTGGCGGCGATGATCCAGTCCGCGCTCGTCCCGTTCCACACCTGGCTCGTCTCTTCGATGACGGCACCGACGCCCGCCTCCGCGCTGATGCACGCCGGTTTCGTCAACGCCGGTGGCGTCCTGCTGGTTCGCTTCGCGCCGGTGGTCACCGTCGACAGCGCGTTCATGCTGGCCGTCGCCGTCGTCGGTGCGACCAGCGCGCTGTCGGGAAAGCTCCTGAAGACCGTCCGCACGGACGTGAAGGGGAAGCTCGGCTGTTCGACGGTCGGCCAGATGGGGTTCATGATCATGCAGGCCGGCCTGGGCTTTTTCGGGGCGGCCGTCACGCACCTCGTCTTGCACGGATTCTACAAGGGCTACCAGTTCCTGAGCTCGGGGAGTCAGGTGGCCCACGAGAGCCCGCAGTCGCCGACGGCCACCGATTCGGCGGGACCAGTCGGCGCGGTCGTGATCGCCGCCACCGCGCTGGCCGGTGGCGTCCTGTTCGCCGTCCTCACCGGGAAAGGGACGAAGCTGGACAGCGGGCTGGTGCTCGCGCTGCTGGTCGTGCTGACGGTGCTTCACGCCGCGCGCGATCTCGTCACGCGGTCGGCGCTGCCCGCGTCGGTTCGGTACGGAGCCGTCCCACTGGTGGCGTTGCCGGCGATCGGGATCTACGGCGTCGTCTACGGGACGATCGAGGGACTGCTGGGCGGACTGCCGGGAGTCGGAGCGACCGCGGAGCTGACGGTGGCCCACGGCCTCATCGCCGCCGCGTTCGTCGCCACGTACCTCGCGATCGAGCGCGGTGCCTACAAGCACAGCCAGCGCCTCTACGTGGTGCTTTTGAACGCCACACAGCCACCGTCCGAGACGCAACTGACCGCTACGGAGGAGTACAATGAGTACTGA